In Rissa tridactyla isolate bRisTri1 chromosome 2, bRisTri1.patW.cur.20221130, whole genome shotgun sequence, a single window of DNA contains:
- the NDUFV2 gene encoding NADH dehydrogenase [ubiquinone] flavoprotein 2, mitochondrial isoform X2 → MFLCAPLRAATARSIRQIRYLHRTAVCNASGGALFVHRDSPENNPDTPFEFTPENQKRIEAIINNYPGGHKSAAVMAVLDLAQRQHGWLPISAMNKVAEVLEMPPMRVYEVATFYTMYNRKPVGKYHIQVCTTTPCMLRDSDSILEAIKKKLGIKVGETTPDKLFTLIEVECLGACVNAPMVQINDNYYEDLTPKDIENIIDELKAGKVPKPGPRSGRFSCEPAGGLTSLTEPPKGPGFGVRADL, encoded by the exons ATGTTCCTGTGCGCTCCTCTGCGGGCCGCGACCGCACGCTCG atAAGACAGATCCGATACTTACATAGAACGGCAGTATGCAATGCCAGTGGAGGAGCCTTATTTGTG cacAGAGATAGTCCTGAGAACAATCCAGATACTCCATTTGAGTTCACGCCTGAAAACCAAAAG cgAATAGAAGCAATCATAAACAACTACCCAGGGGGACACAAGTCTGCAGCTGTCATGGCAGTACTAGATTTGGCCCAAAGACAGCATGGATGGTTGCCCATATCGGCTATGAACAAG GTTGCTGAAGTTTTAGAAATGCCTCCCATGAGAGTGTATGAAGTAGCAACCTTCTATACAATGTACAATCGCAAACCTGTTGGGAAATACCATATTCAGGTCTGCACTACCACGCCTTGCATGCTGCGAGACTCTGATAGTATTTTAGAAGCCATTAAGAAGAAACTTG GTATAAAAGTTGGGGAAACAACACCTGATAAACTCTTCACGCTGATAGAAGTGGAATGTTTAGGTGCTTGTGTAAATGCACCAATGGTACAAATAAATGACAATTACTAT gaagatTTGACGCCTAAAGATATTGAAAACATAATTGATGAGCTAAAGGCCGGCAAAGTTCCCAAACCTGGCCCAAG gaGTGGACGTTTTTCTTGTGAGCCAGCTGGTGGCCTTACTTCTCTGACTGAACCACCCAAAGGACCAGGTTTTGGAGTTCGAGCTGACCTCTAA
- the NDUFV2 gene encoding NADH dehydrogenase [ubiquinone] flavoprotein 2, mitochondrial isoform X1 translates to MFLCAPLRAATARSVRGEGGCCAVAATRLSPPAGAGRPFGWRRPRRIRQIRYLHRTAVCNASGGALFVHRDSPENNPDTPFEFTPENQKRIEAIINNYPGGHKSAAVMAVLDLAQRQHGWLPISAMNKVAEVLEMPPMRVYEVATFYTMYNRKPVGKYHIQVCTTTPCMLRDSDSILEAIKKKLGIKVGETTPDKLFTLIEVECLGACVNAPMVQINDNYYEDLTPKDIENIIDELKAGKVPKPGPRSGRFSCEPAGGLTSLTEPPKGPGFGVRADL, encoded by the exons ATGTTCCTGTGCGCTCCTCTGCGGGCCGCGACCGCACGCTCGgtaaggggagagggaggttgctGTGCGGTGGCGGCCACACGTCTGTCCCCGCCGGCCGGAGCAGGGCGGCCGTTCGGCTGGAGGAGGCCTAGGAGG atAAGACAGATCCGATACTTACATAGAACGGCAGTATGCAATGCCAGTGGAGGAGCCTTATTTGTG cacAGAGATAGTCCTGAGAACAATCCAGATACTCCATTTGAGTTCACGCCTGAAAACCAAAAG cgAATAGAAGCAATCATAAACAACTACCCAGGGGGACACAAGTCTGCAGCTGTCATGGCAGTACTAGATTTGGCCCAAAGACAGCATGGATGGTTGCCCATATCGGCTATGAACAAG GTTGCTGAAGTTTTAGAAATGCCTCCCATGAGAGTGTATGAAGTAGCAACCTTCTATACAATGTACAATCGCAAACCTGTTGGGAAATACCATATTCAGGTCTGCACTACCACGCCTTGCATGCTGCGAGACTCTGATAGTATTTTAGAAGCCATTAAGAAGAAACTTG GTATAAAAGTTGGGGAAACAACACCTGATAAACTCTTCACGCTGATAGAAGTGGAATGTTTAGGTGCTTGTGTAAATGCACCAATGGTACAAATAAATGACAATTACTAT gaagatTTGACGCCTAAAGATATTGAAAACATAATTGATGAGCTAAAGGCCGGCAAAGTTCCCAAACCTGGCCCAAG gaGTGGACGTTTTTCTTGTGAGCCAGCTGGTGGCCTTACTTCTCTGACTGAACCACCCAAAGGACCAGGTTTTGGAGTTCGAGCTGACCTCTAA